The window TCGGAAAGTTTGACGCGGAGACCGTCGAAGGCCTCGTCGTCAAGGTCGCCAACGAGGCGCTCGCCGATGCCGGCATTGCCGCGTCCGACGTCGACGAGATCATGCTCGGCCATTTCAACGCCGGCTTCTCGCCGCAGGATTTTACGGCGTCACTGGTGCTGCAGGCCAATCCGGCGCTGCGCTTCAAGCCGACCACCCGCGTCGAGAACGCCTGCGCCACCGGATCGGCCGCCGTGCACCAGGGCATCCGCGCCATCGAGGCGGGCGCCGCGAAGATCGTACTCGTCGTCGGCGTCGAGCAGATGACGAAGACGCCAGGTCCGGAGATCGGCAAGAACCTCCTGAAGGCGTCCTATCTGCCTGAGGACGGCGACACGGTCGGCGGTTTCGCCGGCGTGTTCGGCAAGATCGCGCAGGCCTATTTCCAGAAATACGGCGACCAGTCGGATGCGCTGGCGATGATCGCCGCCAAGAACCACAAGAACGGCGTCGCCAACCCCTACGCTCAGATGCGCAAGGATTTCGGCTTCGAGTTCTGCCGCGCCGAGAGCGACAAGAACCCGTTCGTCGCCGGTCCCTTGAAGCGCACCGATTGCTCGCTGGTCTCCGACGGCGCTGCCGCGCTGGTGCTGACCGATGCCGAGACCGCCAAGACCATGGGCAAGGCGGTGAACATCCGCGCCACTGCCCATGCGCAGGACTTCCTGCCGATGTCAAAGCGCGACATCCTGCAGTTCGAAGGCTGCACCGTCGCCTGGCAGCGCGCGCTGCAGAAGGCCGGCCTGCAGCTCTCCGATCTCTCCTTTGTCGAGACCCACGACTGCTTCACCGTCGCCGAGTTGATCGAATATGAAGCGATGGGCCTGACGCCAAAGGGGCAGGGCGCGCGCGCGATCATGGAAGGTTGGACCCAGAAGGACGGCAAGCTGCCGGTCAATCCGTCCGGCGGCCTCAAGGCCAAGGGCCATCCGATCGGCGCCACCGGCGTTTCCATGCATGTGATGAGCGCGATGCAGCTCGCCGGGCAGGCGCCCGAGGGCATGCAGCTCAAGAACCCGCAGATCGGCGGCATCTTCAACATGGGCGGCGCTGCGGTCGCCAACTACGTCTC of the Bradyrhizobium quebecense genome contains:
- a CDS encoding acetyl-CoA acetyltransferase — encoded protein: MTAASIVGWAHTPFGKFDAETVEGLVVKVANEALADAGIAASDVDEIMLGHFNAGFSPQDFTASLVLQANPALRFKPTTRVENACATGSAAVHQGIRAIEAGAAKIVLVVGVEQMTKTPGPEIGKNLLKASYLPEDGDTVGGFAGVFGKIAQAYFQKYGDQSDALAMIAAKNHKNGVANPYAQMRKDFGFEFCRAESDKNPFVAGPLKRTDCSLVSDGAAALVLTDAETAKTMGKAVNIRATAHAQDFLPMSKRDILQFEGCTVAWQRALQKAGLQLSDLSFVETHDCFTVAELIEYEAMGLTPKGQGARAIMEGWTQKDGKLPVNPSGGLKAKGHPIGATGVSMHVMSAMQLAGQAPEGMQLKNPQIGGIFNMGGAAVANYVSILEPAR